GGAAGTGTACTTGCAAGTAATGGAAGCGGTGTTAGCCGCCGGCCAGCAAGTATTAGTATTAGTGCCAGAAATTGGCTTAACACCGCAAACGATTACACGCTTTCAACAACGATTTAGCCTACCTATTTGCACGCTGCATTCGGGAATGAATGAACGAGAGCGATTAGATGCGTGGTTATCTTGTCGCGATGGCAGTAGTGCTATCGTTATTGGCACTCGCTCTGCCCTACTCACGCCTTTTGCCCGCTTAGGATTAATCATTATTGATGAAGAGCATGATACGTCTTTTAAACAACAAGAGGGCTTTCGCTATCATGCTCGCGATTTAGCACTGCTGCGCGCTCATCAGCTTGATATTCCCATTGTACTAGGCTCAGCTACGCCCTGTTTTGAAAGCTTACATAACGCAGCTCAAGGTAAATATCAGCACTTAACGCTAAGTCAGCGCCCAGGCAGCGCTACTGTCGCTGAACATTTATTGCTAGATAGTAAAAACGTACAAATGCACGCCGGTTTATCACCGCAACTAATTGAGCTAATGACCCATGAGCTCAGCCAAGGCAATCAAGTCATGTTATTTCTAAATCGCCGCGGCTATGCACCGGCGCTATTATGCCATGGCTGTGGCTGGCTGGCAGATTGCGAGCGCTGTGATGCGCACTTTACTTGGCATCAACACCCTTCACGGCTGCATTGTCATCATTGTGATCATCAAAGACCCTTGCCACCCGCTTGTCCTAATTGTGGCAGTACTCAGCTGATTGGCACCGGGCTTGGTACTGAACAAGTAGAACAAGCTATTAGCGGCTTGTTTCCCCAATACGCCACTATTCGCATCGATCGCGATAACACACGGCGCAAAGGCAGTTTTGAAAAACACCTTGAAGGTATACGCAATGGCCAATATCAAATTTTAATTGGCACCCAGATGCTGGCGAAAGGTCATCATTTTCCTGATGTGACTTTAGTCGCCATCTTAGACGCTGACGGCGCTCTATTCGCTAGCGACTTTCGCGCTACCGAACGCTTTGCTCAACTTTATATTCAAGTAGCAGGTCGCGCTGGGCGCGCCAGTAAGCCAGGCCGAGTAGTATTACAAACTCATCAACCTGATCATGCGCTATTACAAGATCTCACTCATCAGGGCTATCAACACTTTGCGCATAGCGCCTTAAAAGAGCGTCATTTTGCGCAGCTGCCGCCCTATAGCTTTCAAGCATTATTTCGCGCTCGCGCTAATAATGCATCTCTGGTGCAGCATTTTTTACAGCAATTAGCCACTCAGCTGCAGCCCCATTTATCTCCTCACGTCTTGTGTTTAGGCCCAATTAGCGCGCAAATGGAGCGCAGAGCGGGCGAATACCGTTATCAGTTATTATTACAATCAAGCCAGCGACGCGAGCTCGCTAGCGCCTGTCGATTAGCGCTAGCCATTATTGACACCCAAGCAGAGGCGCGCAAAGTACGCTGGTCGCTAGATATTGATCCCGTAGAGCTTTTTTAAGCCGCCCTCGCTTGCTAGCGCTCATATTGCAGGCCTCACTTGGCTGTGACGGTGGTTTTCTGTGTACGATGTGAGTAGAATTTCCCACCCAGGTTATCTGTGACCTTGTCTTTAAATTTGGTGAGTTGACGATGAAAGAACATATTCAAGCTTTACTTGAACAGACGGTATTAACGCTACAACAGCAAGGCAAACTGCCTAGTGAGCTAGCTCCGCGCATTCAAGTGGACAGAACTAAAGACAAGAGTCACGGAGATTTAGCCACTAACCTCGCCTTATTGCTCGCTAAACCCGCCGGTCAAAACCCTCGGGTATTAGCCCAGTTACTACAAGAAAACTTACCGGCGTCTGAGCTAGTGGCTAAAACCGAGCTGGCCGGACCTGGCTTTATTAACTTCTTTCTCGATAGCCAGTGGCTAGGCCGACAAATTGACGCCATGGTAGCGGACGATCGCGCGAACATCCCGGTAGCCGAGCACGCACAAACCATAGTGGTGGATTACTCAGCGCCCAATGTCGCGAAAGAAATGCATGTGGGCCATTTACGCTCCAGTGTGATTGGTGACGCTGTGGTGCGCACTTTAGAGTTTTTAGGGCATAAAGTGATCCGTGCCAATCACATTGGTGACTGGGGCACACAATTTGGCATGCTGATTGCGCATCTTGAGGAATTAGAAAAAGAAAATCCTGAAGTAGCCGACTCAGGTTTAGCTGACTTAGAGCAGTTTTACAGAGAGTCTAAGCAAAAATACGATGCTGACCCCGTATTTGCCGAGCGCGCCCGCCAGTATGTGGTTAAGTTACAAGGCGGCGATGATTACTGTCTGACGATGTGGCAGAAACTGGTCAACATCACCCTTAAACATAACCAAGAAATTTATGACAGATTAAATGTGTCGCTCACGCCTGAGCACGTTATGGGTGAAAGCATGTATAACCCCATACTGGCGGACATAGTGGCGGACTTACAAGCCAAAGGGCTAGCCGTGGAAGACCAAGGCGCCATTGTGGTGTACTTAGATGAGTACAAAAACAAAGATGGCGATCCTATGGGTGTAATCGTGCGCAAAAAAGATGGCGGTTTTCTTTATACCACTACCGACATTGCCTGCGCTAAGTACCGTTATGAGCAACTACACGCCGATCGAGTACTGTACTTTATTGACTCTCGCCAGCATCAGCATCTAATGCAAGCCTGGAGCATAGTGCACAAGGCCGGTTATGTGCCCGAAACAGTTAGCCTAGAGCATCACGCTTTTGGCATGATGCTCGGCAAAGACGGACGCCCCTTTAAAACTCGCTCTGGCGGCACCGTACGCTTAGTGGATTTGCTTGATGAAGCTCAAGAGAGAGCAGCGGCTTTATTAGCGACTAAAGATACGGACTTCAGTGAAGACGAAAAGACAGATATTGCTCGGCGCGTGGCGATGGCGGCAGTGAAATATGCCGACTTATCAAAAAGTCGCACCACAGATTACATCTTCGATTGGGACAATATGTTGTCT
This genomic window from Oceanisphaera avium contains:
- the priA gene encoding primosomal protein N' — protein: MSLLNAQALVRVALPVPLRREFDYLCPLPLPAPGCRVAVPFGNRAMTALVLSHPTDSSIDTAKLKAVNSILDSVPLLAAAELKFLAWAAQYYLYATGEVYFQALPALLRKGEAATYRPATVWHIVDQSAELPKHAIKQQQALTALHQGPLSQSELQVRGVSSTTLNALAKKNLIEKREQVPHLSDWRNTPWQVTEQDKHRLTTEQALAVSLIQGTHGFSPFLLEGITGSGKTEVYLQVMEAVLAAGQQVLVLVPEIGLTPQTITRFQQRFSLPICTLHSGMNERERLDAWLSCRDGSSAIVIGTRSALLTPFARLGLIIIDEEHDTSFKQQEGFRYHARDLALLRAHQLDIPIVLGSATPCFESLHNAAQGKYQHLTLSQRPGSATVAEHLLLDSKNVQMHAGLSPQLIELMTHELSQGNQVMLFLNRRGYAPALLCHGCGWLADCERCDAHFTWHQHPSRLHCHHCDHQRPLPPACPNCGSTQLIGTGLGTEQVEQAISGLFPQYATIRIDRDNTRRKGSFEKHLEGIRNGQYQILIGTQMLAKGHHFPDVTLVAILDADGALFASDFRATERFAQLYIQVAGRAGRASKPGRVVLQTHQPDHALLQDLTHQGYQHFAHSALKERHFAQLPPYSFQALFRARANNASLVQHFLQQLATQLQPHLSPHVLCLGPISAQMERRAGEYRYQLLLQSSQRRELASACRLALAIIDTQAEARKVRWSLDIDPVELF
- the argS gene encoding arginine--tRNA ligase, whose amino-acid sequence is MKEHIQALLEQTVLTLQQQGKLPSELAPRIQVDRTKDKSHGDLATNLALLLAKPAGQNPRVLAQLLQENLPASELVAKTELAGPGFINFFLDSQWLGRQIDAMVADDRANIPVAEHAQTIVVDYSAPNVAKEMHVGHLRSSVIGDAVVRTLEFLGHKVIRANHIGDWGTQFGMLIAHLEELEKENPEVADSGLADLEQFYRESKQKYDADPVFAERARQYVVKLQGGDDYCLTMWQKLVNITLKHNQEIYDRLNVSLTPEHVMGESMYNPILADIVADLQAKGLAVEDQGAIVVYLDEYKNKDGDPMGVIVRKKDGGFLYTTTDIACAKYRYEQLHADRVLYFIDSRQHQHLMQAWSIVHKAGYVPETVSLEHHAFGMMLGKDGRPFKTRSGGTVRLVDLLDEAQERAAALLATKDTDFSEDEKTDIARRVAMAAVKYADLSKSRTTDYIFDWDNMLSFEGNTAPYLQYAYTRVQSIFRRSGIVSDANLQGQVILTAPAEEALAQKLVQFNDTIKSVADKGLPHLMCLYLYELSGAFMSFYEACPINKEGVSVAERDSRLRLCAATAKVLNLGLSLLGIETLERM